The nucleotide sequence TTAAAATGGCTTGAAACTTCTTTACGGTTTGCAACAAAAGTGGATGACAATACCGTTAAGAGTGCCTTACCCGCTTTATATTCAAACATTGCAAAATGTTACGAAGACTTAAATGACGATTTAAAAGCGAAAGAATATGCTGACCTATCAAATTCTTATAAACACAACACTTCTGACAATGGTCCTTTTTATCACGGAACCAAAGCGGATTTACAAATCGGCGATTTACTGATAGCGGGCGGAAATTCCAACTATCAACCTCAACTTAAAATGAACCACATTTATTTCACAGCGTTAGTTAACGGTGCAGGACTTGCGGCAGAATTAGCAAAAGGCGAGAATGAATCAAGAGTTTATATAGTTGAACCAACCGGTAATTTTGAAAACGACCCAAACGTTACAGACAAGAAATTTCCCGGAAACCCGACACGTTCTTATCGCAGTACAGACCCGTTGAAAGTTATTGGCGAAGTAACAGACTGGGTTAGACAAACACCCGAAGAAATCCAAAGTTTTCGTGACAAATTAGCGAGCAACAAAGGAGGAATTATTAACTAATAAACTGTGCTGAACTAAAACAACGAAC is from Flavobacterium dauae and encodes:
- the arr gene encoding NAD(+)--rifampin ADP-ribosyltransferase; translated protein: MGDLLIAGGNSNYQPQLKMNHIYFTALVNGAGLAAELAKGENESRVYIVEPTGNFENDPNVTDKKFPGNPTRSYRSTDPLKVIGEVTDWVRQTPEEIQSFRDKLASNKGGIIN